From a single Brassica napus cultivar Da-Ae chromosome C9, Da-Ae, whole genome shotgun sequence genomic region:
- the LOC125593236 gene encoding uncharacterized protein LOC125593236 isoform X1 has translation MSRPIPIEEMVRVFKSRHRTSHLFKIDNFSLFKKYQLEKVNSSVFDLGGHKWTLCVFPNGRKNASGHYVSIFLMSQASVNVKIEYELFVVSQLEQKWESYGHREFGIYPKPTGKGNPKLISLVDLERNGYLIGDSCMCGVKLHGIEPAESGTAECFSLIENPLNHKVTWMMTRFSSFEPEKAHHSHEFVVGNRKWRIQVHPRGFGEEKDESFSVYLLGEGFINNASKTKTYAKFKLRVLDQVNRNHVEKTCSGWLETSKGFADFMCLTKLVEPYLVNDKLYVGVDFEVVSVATYC, from the exons ATGTCGCGACCAATACCCATTGAag AAATGGTGAGAGTGTTCAAATCACGTCACAGAACAAGTCATTTGTTCAAGATAGACAACTTCTCGTTGTTCAAAAAGTACCAACTCGAAAAGGTCAATTCATCTGTTTTCGATCTCGGTGGTCACAAATG GACACTTTGTGTGTTTCCAAATGGGCGTAAGAATGCAAGTGGTCATTATGTCTCTATCTTCTTAATGAGCCAAGCTTCGGTAAATGTAAAGATCGAATATGAACTCTTTGTCGTCAGTCAACTAGAGCAAAAATGGGAATCTTAtg GCCACAGAGAATTCGGTATCTATCCAAAACCGACTGGCAAGGGGAATCCAAAACTAATATCTCTTGTTGATCTTGAGAGGAACGGGTACCTTATTGGAGACAGTTGTATGTGTGGTGTCAAGCTTCATGGGATTGAACCTGCCGAATCCGGAACTGCTGAATGTTTTAGCTTaattgagaatcctctcaacCACAAAGTCACCTGGATGATGACCAGGTTCTCGTCTTTCGAGCCTGAGAAGGCTCATCATTCTCATGAATTTGTCGTTGGAAACAGGAAATG GAGAATTCAAGTTCATCCAAGAGGGTTTGGGGAGGAAAAGGACGAATCATTTTCTGTGTATCTGTTAGGTGAGGGGTTCATCAACAATGCGTCGAAGACAAAGACTTACGCAAAATTTAAGCTGAGGGTATTGGATCAAGTTAACCGCAATCATGTTGAGAAAACAT GTTCGGGTTGGTTGGAGACATCTAAGGGCTTTGCAGACTTCATGTGTCTGACGAAACTTGTTGAACCTTATCTGGTGAATGATAAGCTATACGTGGGAGTTGATTTTGAAGTCGTTTCTGTGGCTACATATTGCTAA
- the LOC125593236 gene encoding uncharacterized protein LOC125593236 isoform X2, translating into MSRPIPIEEMVRVFKSRHRTSHLFKIDNFSLFKKYQLEKVNSSVFDLGGHKWTLCVFPNGRKNASGHYVSIFLMSQASVNVKIEYELFVVSQLEQKWESYGHREFGIYPKPTGKGNPKLISLVDLERNGYLIGDSCMCGVKLHGIEPAESGTAECFSLIENPLNHKVTWMMTRFSSFEPEKAHHSHEFVVGNRKWRIQVHPRGFGEEKDESFSVYLLGEGFINNASKTKTYAKFKLRVRVGWRHLRALQTSCV; encoded by the exons ATGTCGCGACCAATACCCATTGAag AAATGGTGAGAGTGTTCAAATCACGTCACAGAACAAGTCATTTGTTCAAGATAGACAACTTCTCGTTGTTCAAAAAGTACCAACTCGAAAAGGTCAATTCATCTGTTTTCGATCTCGGTGGTCACAAATG GACACTTTGTGTGTTTCCAAATGGGCGTAAGAATGCAAGTGGTCATTATGTCTCTATCTTCTTAATGAGCCAAGCTTCGGTAAATGTAAAGATCGAATATGAACTCTTTGTCGTCAGTCAACTAGAGCAAAAATGGGAATCTTAtg GCCACAGAGAATTCGGTATCTATCCAAAACCGACTGGCAAGGGGAATCCAAAACTAATATCTCTTGTTGATCTTGAGAGGAACGGGTACCTTATTGGAGACAGTTGTATGTGTGGTGTCAAGCTTCATGGGATTGAACCTGCCGAATCCGGAACTGCTGAATGTTTTAGCTTaattgagaatcctctcaacCACAAAGTCACCTGGATGATGACCAGGTTCTCGTCTTTCGAGCCTGAGAAGGCTCATCATTCTCATGAATTTGTCGTTGGAAACAGGAAATG GAGAATTCAAGTTCATCCAAGAGGGTTTGGGGAGGAAAAGGACGAATCATTTTCTGTGTATCTGTTAGGTGAGGGGTTCATCAACAATGCGTCGAAGACAAAGACTTACGCAAAATTTAAGCTGAGG GTTCGGGTTGGTTGGAGACATCTAAGGGCTTTGCAGACTTCATGTGTCTGA